The Spirosoma foliorum genome has a window encoding:
- a CDS encoding SDR family oxidoreductase, translating to MDNIKDKVIVITGASSGMGAATARKLVQLGAKVVLAARREDQLKALVIELGKNAMYVLTDVSKRADLDNLVQQAIDRFGQVDVFWNNAGIMPISFFDEGLVDEWDRMIDINIKGVLYGINAVLPHMLERGQGHILATSSVGGLKTSPGIGVYSGTKFAVRAIMDTLREEVAQTIKVTTIFPGATQSELGHDITSPKIKAIYGNLTNMPKMDEDAVANAVIYAISQPGNVVINDLVLRPLGQTR from the coding sequence GTGGACAACATCAAAGACAAAGTTATCGTCATTACCGGAGCTAGTAGTGGTATGGGTGCAGCTACGGCCCGGAAACTAGTTCAACTCGGTGCCAAGGTCGTATTGGCCGCACGCAGGGAAGACCAATTGAAAGCCTTAGTCATTGAACTGGGTAAAAATGCAATGTATGTACTAACCGACGTGAGCAAACGGGCCGATCTGGATAATCTCGTTCAACAGGCAATTGACCGGTTTGGGCAGGTTGACGTTTTCTGGAATAACGCCGGTATTATGCCGATTTCATTTTTTGACGAAGGTCTTGTGGATGAGTGGGACAGGATGATCGATATTAATATCAAGGGCGTGTTGTATGGTATTAATGCCGTCTTGCCACACATGCTGGAACGCGGTCAGGGGCATATTCTGGCAACATCGTCGGTAGGTGGGTTGAAAACATCGCCTGGGATTGGCGTTTATTCTGGGACCAAATTTGCGGTCCGGGCTATTATGGATACCCTTCGCGAAGAAGTCGCTCAGACGATAAAAGTAACAACTATTTTTCCCGGTGCTACCCAATCCGAATTGGGTCATGATATTACCAGCCCGAAGATTAAAGCCATTTACGGAAACCTAACAAACATGCCCAAGATGGATGAAGATGCAGTAGCCAACGCTGTAATTTACGCCATAAGTCAACCCGGTAACGTTGTTATAAACGATCTGGTGCTCAGACCACTTGGGCAAACCCGGTAA
- a CDS encoding nuclear transport factor 2 family protein: protein MTTNTETVTTETDAKEVVLAFVQAINDEDFKTARSLASDDMTFQGVLGARDGGDAYIQDMEKMKLKYAIQKAFVEGDDVCLFYDLTMSGKTIVGCGWYQVQDGKVHSLKVLFDPRPFLEGGK, encoded by the coding sequence ATGACAACGAACACAGAAACGGTAACTACAGAAACCGACGCGAAAGAAGTTGTACTTGCTTTTGTGCAGGCAATCAATGACGAAGATTTTAAGACTGCCCGAAGTTTGGCGAGCGATGACATGACGTTCCAGGGGGTACTTGGAGCGCGGGATGGTGGGGATGCCTACATTCAGGATATGGAGAAAATGAAATTAAAATATGCCATTCAGAAGGCATTCGTTGAGGGCGACGACGTTTGTCTGTTTTACGACCTTACCATGTCTGGAAAAACAATAGTTGGTTGTGGCTGGTATCAGGTTCAGGATGGTAAAGTCCATTCGCTTAAAGTTCTTTTTGATCCACGGCCTTTTCTGGAAGGGGGTAAATAG
- a CDS encoding SRPBCC family protein, with amino-acid sequence MDEFVVRKTISLKAEPSEVWNALTNPEKTKQYFFNCEVFSDWEVGSTILFTGRLFLIKKIELKGQIVQFEPNKLLKYTLQNEDDPDNFSTVTDELTYENGETILSITDDVGQGKGAEDRYKRSEKGWDSILKGLKEVVEGKL; translated from the coding sequence ATGGACGAGTTTGTTGTACGAAAAACAATCAGCCTCAAAGCGGAGCCTTCGGAGGTCTGGAATGCATTAACCAATCCCGAAAAAACGAAGCAATATTTCTTTAACTGTGAAGTCTTTTCGGATTGGGAAGTTGGGAGCACGATACTTTTTACCGGCAGACTATTTCTGATCAAAAAGATCGAACTGAAAGGGCAGATCGTTCAATTCGAGCCAAATAAGTTGCTCAAATACACGCTGCAAAATGAAGATGACCCGGATAATTTCTCTACCGTGACGGACGAATTGACTTACGAAAACGGTGAAACCATTCTGTCGATCACCGATGATGTGGGTCAAGGGAAAGGTGCTGAAGACCGCTATAAACGGTCGGAGAAGGGTTGGGACAGTATTCTAAAAGGGCTGAAGGAGGTAGTAGAAGGAAAACTGTAA
- a CDS encoding M14 family metallopeptidase — MKHFSTLLLCLAISSASYAQKSYYGVEEKWPEQDTARKFYTVKGERHGVSFFKKHKFKDVQYQPGPTLTFDTYHTPDVMYSWCRKWAEQYPNLVELYEVAKSYEGRPILQMTLTNKKTGKHTDKPAAYFEGGRHSGEVTSSEAVLWLTKHLLDNYGKDPSITKLLDTKAIYLRPENNPDGATMYLYTAQRNRSSMRPYDNDRDGLFDEDAEDDLDGDGVIYQLRKKAVTKEELEKADYVIDPKDKAGRLMKRVHAGKGTHLVYTEGIDNDGDGKYNEDGIGGLDNHRNYPENWRPDQDGDFTGRGYTQGGASQYPLSEPETRATYVWLMGHPNITVVNSMDTSVPMHLRPPSTSSSIESMFPSDLAIYKHMDSLGLSFTGYPWAGDVYETYNTRNKTNRLTGDPTKPTPLFGHGPDFGYFQYGAVWYGDELWNNGAMKDYDKDGDYDDYDALMWDDEANGKRGFKVWTKMTHPQLGEVEIGGFNPKFFSQNGPAWQLDNWISKQSKFNLAMAKELPQIELTDVTVKALANNEYEVKATWTNSGQLPVALEQAKRVKMVQEDRVTLDFDKALLKGDTDAKVVITQPTLFDKTIYAGYTSVGEKKEAIFHVKLNQPGSVKAKLKLLSTRGGYKEKEITIGK; from the coding sequence ATGAAACACTTCAGTACATTACTACTTTGTCTTGCCATTTCATCAGCCAGCTATGCCCAGAAATCCTACTACGGCGTCGAAGAAAAATGGCCGGAACAGGACACTGCCCGTAAGTTCTACACCGTGAAAGGGGAACGGCACGGCGTCAGCTTTTTCAAGAAACACAAGTTTAAAGACGTCCAATACCAGCCAGGACCAACGCTTACGTTCGATACCTATCATACACCCGATGTGATGTATAGCTGGTGCCGGAAATGGGCCGAGCAATATCCGAATCTGGTGGAGTTGTACGAAGTGGCGAAGAGCTACGAAGGTCGCCCGATTCTACAAATGACGCTGACCAACAAGAAAACGGGCAAGCATACCGACAAACCCGCTGCCTATTTCGAAGGTGGTCGTCACAGTGGCGAAGTAACCAGTAGCGAAGCCGTTCTCTGGCTGACGAAGCACTTGCTGGATAATTATGGAAAAGATCCGTCCATTACGAAACTGCTGGATACCAAGGCGATTTACCTGCGCCCCGAAAACAACCCCGATGGTGCAACCATGTATCTGTACACGGCTCAACGCAACCGGAGTTCGATGCGCCCTTACGATAACGATCGCGATGGTTTGTTCGATGAAGATGCCGAAGATGATCTCGATGGCGATGGCGTAATTTATCAGCTTCGGAAAAAGGCCGTTACGAAAGAAGAACTGGAAAAAGCCGACTACGTCATCGACCCCAAAGACAAAGCTGGTCGGTTGATGAAGCGGGTTCATGCCGGAAAGGGAACGCACCTGGTTTACACGGAAGGTATTGATAATGACGGTGATGGAAAATATAATGAAGATGGCATTGGCGGGTTGGATAACCACCGGAATTATCCCGAAAACTGGCGTCCTGATCAGGATGGAGACTTCACAGGCCGGGGTTATACACAAGGTGGGGCTAGCCAATATCCGTTGAGCGAGCCCGAAACCCGCGCTACCTATGTCTGGCTCATGGGCCATCCGAATATTACGGTTGTGAACTCGATGGATACGAGCGTGCCGATGCACCTGCGTCCACCGTCCACATCGAGTAGCATTGAAAGCATGTTCCCATCTGACTTAGCTATCTACAAACACATGGATAGCCTTGGGCTTTCGTTTACGGGCTACCCTTGGGCGGGCGATGTGTATGAAACCTACAACACGCGCAATAAAACCAATCGATTAACCGGCGACCCAACCAAGCCAACGCCGTTGTTCGGCCACGGTCCTGATTTTGGTTATTTCCAGTATGGTGCGGTGTGGTATGGCGATGAACTCTGGAACAACGGGGCCATGAAAGATTATGACAAAGATGGCGATTACGACGACTACGATGCGCTGATGTGGGACGATGAGGCCAATGGTAAACGGGGCTTCAAAGTCTGGACCAAGATGACGCACCCACAGTTGGGCGAAGTGGAAATAGGTGGTTTCAACCCTAAGTTTTTCTCACAAAATGGTCCGGCCTGGCAGTTGGATAACTGGATTTCGAAACAATCGAAGTTTAACCTGGCGATGGCTAAAGAGCTGCCGCAGATTGAGCTAACCGATGTAACGGTGAAAGCGCTGGCTAACAACGAGTACGAGGTAAAAGCAACCTGGACAAATTCGGGGCAGTTGCCCGTTGCGTTAGAGCAGGCGAAACGCGTGAAGATGGTTCAGGAAGATCGGGTGACGCTGGACTTCGACAAGGCGCTGTTGAAAGGCGATACAGATGCCAAAGTCGTGATCACACAACCGACACTGTTTGACAAGACAATCTACGCGGGTTACACAAGTGTTGGCGAGAAAAAAGAAGCCATTTTCCATGTAAAACTCAATCAGCCGGGCTCTGTGAAAGCGAAACTCAAACTGCTTTCCACACGCGGTGGCTATAAAGAGAAGGAAATCACAATTGGGAAATAG
- a CDS encoding parallel beta-helix domain-containing protein gives MKPYLLALTACLFTHLALAQADVQKRYQTKLIMADNGSTVDLDAGTFTFTGTLSLEDKKRIVIRGKGIDKTILSFKGQTDGAEGLRVSNAEDIVIENLTVQDSKGDGIKTMNVKGITFRNVKVEWTGPPKAENGGYGLYPVQCDNVVIDGCTAIGASDAGIYVGQSRGIIVKNSKAYHNVAGIEIENSRNADVFDNEAYDNTGGILIFDLPDLVQKQGGNVRVFNNYVHDNNLPNFAPAGNIVASVSDGTGLMILAANGVEVFKNRFIRNQTLGTGIISYLLTERPITDKTYYPFSTAVSIHDNIYERNPGPASSRGRYNQIFDKILKSGQSIPHIIYDGIADPATFDKDGKPLANKRICIRNNKNQSLVNLDAGRQFQNVSFSPTPFDCQLEPLKITTSVR, from the coding sequence ATGAAACCTTACCTTCTAGCCCTCACCGCTTGTCTGTTTACTCACTTGGCCTTGGCGCAGGCTGATGTCCAGAAACGGTATCAGACCAAACTCATCATGGCCGACAACGGCAGTACCGTCGATCTCGATGCCGGAACCTTCACCTTCACAGGAACGCTCTCACTGGAAGACAAAAAACGCATCGTTATTCGGGGCAAAGGCATCGATAAAACGATCCTGAGTTTCAAAGGGCAAACCGATGGGGCCGAAGGGTTACGGGTGTCCAATGCCGAAGATATTGTTATCGAAAACCTGACCGTTCAGGATTCGAAAGGCGACGGCATTAAAACCATGAACGTGAAAGGCATCACCTTCCGAAACGTGAAAGTTGAATGGACGGGTCCACCAAAGGCAGAAAATGGAGGCTATGGTCTCTACCCGGTTCAATGCGATAATGTCGTGATTGATGGTTGCACGGCAATCGGTGCTTCCGATGCGGGAATTTACGTCGGGCAGTCGCGTGGTATTATCGTTAAAAACAGCAAGGCCTACCATAATGTGGCTGGTATTGAGATTGAGAATTCGCGCAATGCTGATGTGTTTGATAACGAAGCCTACGACAATACGGGCGGCATCCTGATTTTCGATCTGCCCGATCTGGTGCAGAAACAGGGTGGCAATGTGCGGGTATTTAACAACTATGTTCACGACAATAACCTACCCAATTTTGCTCCGGCGGGCAATATCGTGGCTAGTGTATCCGACGGTACAGGCTTAATGATTCTGGCGGCCAACGGCGTGGAAGTTTTCAAAAATCGATTCATCCGAAACCAAACACTCGGAACAGGCATCATCAGCTACCTGCTCACCGAGCGCCCGATTACTGATAAAACCTACTACCCATTTTCGACGGCGGTTTCTATTCACGATAACATCTACGAGCGCAATCCCGGCCCGGCCAGCTCGCGCGGTCGCTACAACCAGATTTTCGACAAAATTCTAAAGTCCGGCCAGTCAATTCCGCACATTATCTACGACGGCATCGCTGATCCGGCGACCTTCGATAAAGATGGAAAACCGCTTGCCAACAAGCGCATCTGCATTCGGAACAACAAAAACCAGAGTCTCGTCAACCTCGATGCCGGACGACAATTTCAAAACGTTTCGTTTAGCCCAACTCCGTTCGATTGCCAGTTGGAGCCGCTGAAAATCACGACGAGTGTCCGTTAA
- a CDS encoding SO2930 family diheme c-type cytochrome, with protein sequence MMRSYLFWSLLLITFWLTLGSWRTAAVPEKLSDYGFFKGNPANQEPAAGVVPYALNTPLFSDYAEKLRFVKLPTGQSVAYNDSAVLNFPIGTTLIKTFYYPNDFRDPAKGRRLMETRLLVHQPEGWKAFDYVWNDEQTDALLEVAGDTKAVSYIDNKGVTRQQNYTIPNLNQCKGCHNRSETMTPIGPSIRQLNGDLVYGATNENQLLYWKKAGMLTGLPALANCPKTPIWNKPETGSLNDRARAWLDINCAHCHNPKGPAMTSGLNLSISETDPTALGILKTPVAAGRGSGGHPFDIVPGKPDESILMYRLNSTDPGEMMPELGRKVVHVESVELLREWIKTMK encoded by the coding sequence ATGATGCGTTCTTATCTGTTTTGGTCTTTGCTTTTAATCACTTTCTGGCTTACCCTCGGTAGCTGGCGAACGGCGGCTGTACCTGAAAAATTATCCGATTATGGCTTCTTCAAAGGAAATCCAGCCAATCAGGAGCCAGCAGCTGGCGTGGTTCCCTATGCGCTCAACACGCCTTTGTTTTCGGATTATGCGGAGAAGCTTCGATTCGTAAAATTGCCTACTGGTCAGTCAGTTGCGTACAACGATTCAGCTGTACTTAACTTCCCGATCGGCACTACGTTGATCAAAACGTTCTATTACCCAAATGATTTTCGTGATCCAGCCAAAGGCCGTCGATTGATGGAAACCCGTTTGCTGGTTCATCAGCCTGAAGGTTGGAAAGCCTTCGATTATGTTTGGAATGACGAGCAAACCGATGCTTTACTGGAGGTAGCAGGCGATACGAAAGCGGTTAGCTACATTGATAATAAGGGGGTTACCCGCCAACAGAATTATACCATTCCAAACCTGAACCAATGCAAAGGATGCCACAACCGAAGCGAAACCATGACGCCGATCGGTCCATCGATACGGCAACTCAATGGTGATTTAGTCTATGGTGCAACGAACGAAAATCAATTGCTGTACTGGAAAAAGGCAGGCATGCTCACGGGCTTACCGGCCTTGGCAAACTGCCCCAAAACTCCCATTTGGAATAAACCAGAAACAGGCTCGCTTAACGATCGGGCCCGCGCCTGGCTCGACATCAATTGTGCACATTGCCATAACCCTAAAGGCCCCGCCATGACATCAGGCTTAAATCTGAGCATTTCCGAAACAGACCCAACAGCGTTAGGAATATTAAAAACGCCCGTTGCAGCCGGACGTGGATCGGGTGGTCATCCGTTCGATATTGTACCAGGCAAACCCGATGAATCCATTCTGATGTATCGCCTGAACTCAACCGATCCCGGTGAAATGATGCCCGAACTAGGTCGAAAGGTCGTTCATGTCGAAAGTGTAGAATTGCTTCGGGAATGGATAAAAACAATGAAGTAG
- a CDS encoding alpha-amylase family glycosyl hydrolase, producing MTKNASTPLSLSRRQFTAGVISAGLLQTTLADAADKLLNPAVSKSDKLVIYQIFTRLFGNQKATNKPWGTRNENGVGKFNDITDKALQELKKFGISHVWYTGVIEHALMTDYSSKGIPKDNPQVVKGRAGSPYAIKDYYDVNPDLAVDVRNRMQEFESLIKRSHTNGLKVIIDFVPNHLARQYHSNAKPAGVEDMGQADDKTKAFDPQNNFYYLPKELFHVPDGVHTPEDISAGPYIELPAKATGNDVFNSKPSLDDWYETVKLNYGVDYQNNRQTHFNPVPSTWFKMRDILLFWAQKGVDGFRCDMAEMVPVEFWGWAIPQVKAFRSSLVFIAEIYNPQQYKNYIQAGKFDYLYDKVGLYDSLRRLIEDKDKATVEDITKVWQTESGDISEHMVRFLENHDEQRIASKFFASDPWAAVPAMTLSATLHTGPVMLYFGQEVGVNPTQAEGFQGDDGRTTIFDYWGIPEYQAWTNGKKFDGGKLTANQKKLRQFYQQLNQLVNTSDAIRTGSFYDLQASNSQNADYDQKRLYSYLRYSGKQKLLIICNFDKTKSASTLVNIPDDAWQKMNLKGADIHSFRDIFRTKTNLHAPNSVPIDLPPLGVLVLEIM from the coding sequence ATGACAAAAAACGCGTCCACACCCCTATCCCTCTCTCGTCGGCAATTCACAGCTGGAGTAATTTCAGCTGGATTACTACAAACGACCCTGGCAGACGCTGCCGATAAACTCCTGAATCCTGCTGTTTCAAAATCCGACAAACTCGTTATTTACCAGATTTTCACCCGATTATTCGGCAACCAGAAAGCGACTAACAAACCCTGGGGAACCCGCAACGAAAACGGCGTAGGTAAATTCAACGATATTACCGACAAGGCGTTGCAGGAGCTGAAAAAGTTCGGCATCTCGCATGTTTGGTACACCGGCGTCATTGAACATGCGCTCATGACCGATTATTCGTCGAAAGGCATTCCGAAAGATAATCCACAAGTTGTGAAAGGGCGCGCAGGGTCGCCTTATGCCATCAAGGATTATTACGATGTCAACCCAGATCTGGCCGTTGATGTACGGAATCGGATGCAGGAATTTGAGAGTCTGATCAAGCGGTCGCACACCAATGGATTGAAAGTCATTATTGATTTTGTACCGAATCACCTCGCTCGTCAATACCATTCCAATGCGAAACCGGCGGGCGTTGAAGACATGGGCCAAGCCGACGACAAAACGAAAGCCTTTGATCCCCAAAACAACTTTTACTACCTGCCTAAAGAACTGTTTCATGTGCCCGATGGCGTTCATACGCCAGAAGACATATCGGCAGGACCATACATCGAACTCCCGGCGAAAGCCACAGGAAACGATGTTTTCAATTCCAAACCCAGCCTCGATGATTGGTACGAAACCGTCAAACTAAACTACGGCGTCGATTATCAAAATAACCGGCAGACCCATTTCAACCCAGTCCCCTCAACCTGGTTTAAGATGCGGGATATTCTGCTGTTCTGGGCACAAAAAGGTGTCGATGGATTTCGTTGCGACATGGCCGAAATGGTGCCCGTCGAATTCTGGGGCTGGGCCATTCCACAGGTAAAAGCATTCCGGTCTAGCCTGGTGTTTATTGCCGAGATTTATAATCCTCAGCAATACAAAAACTACATCCAGGCGGGCAAATTCGATTATCTCTACGACAAAGTTGGGCTTTACGATTCGCTCCGACGATTGATCGAGGATAAAGACAAAGCCACCGTAGAAGACATCACCAAAGTTTGGCAAACCGAATCGGGAGATATTTCGGAACACATGGTTCGGTTTCTGGAAAACCACGACGAACAGCGAATTGCATCTAAATTCTTCGCGAGTGATCCCTGGGCTGCGGTTCCGGCTATGACGTTATCGGCGACGCTTCACACAGGTCCGGTCATGCTTTATTTTGGTCAGGAAGTAGGCGTCAATCCGACTCAGGCCGAAGGATTCCAAGGCGACGATGGGCGCACCACCATTTTCGATTATTGGGGCATTCCTGAGTATCAGGCCTGGACCAACGGCAAAAAATTCGATGGGGGAAAACTAACCGCAAATCAGAAAAAGTTACGGCAATTTTACCAGCAACTCAACCAGTTGGTCAACACGAGCGACGCTATCAGAACGGGTAGTTTCTACGATTTACAGGCCAGCAATAGTCAAAATGCCGACTATGACCAGAAGCGACTCTACAGTTACCTACGCTATTCCGGCAAACAAAAGCTACTGATTATCTGCAACTTCGACAAAACGAAATCAGCCTCTACCCTCGTCAACATTCCAGACGATGCCTGGCAGAAGATGAATCTAAAAGGGGCTGACATTCATTCATTCCGGGATATTTTCCGAACAAAAACGAACCTCCACGCGCCAAACAGTGTCCCCATTGATTTGCCACCTTTGGGGGTATTGGTGCTGGAAATCATGTAA
- a CDS encoding glycosyl hydrolase, translating to MKVPLISSCLSLISLLVAAQNTTPPKVSLWFPRYDFQLSGFEKPVASFGPMARWWWPGNFVTKDELKREVNLFADHGFGGVEVQPMNLAIPTKSAEERQKITSWDTPNYYENLRTVMDEARRRNLIVDVTNGSGWPPSGPILQSEDGFLSLEFSDTTVTGGKSLSFSLPLLSPAKNRTKSLPRLQAVVIAKLLPKTTDGDGTILLDPSSTQVLTSSVENRTLSYSFPEGSWRVIAFWAVPSGEQPSLVAAPKSGPVVDHLDTQKVLKLYNYLFGERTGLQPYFGNPMRAVFSDSYEFKTNRHYSLDLLDWFRKKRGYDITPFLPANMQRGYNYVAFMRPNAKPDFAFSDQDWRLRYDYDLTVSELVGEHFFKTSRDWAESRNLLFRTQGYGLNMDMMAMAGLASIPETESMLGPEANLKIMTSGALLYNRPIVSAESVVFSGRAYTITPQKIKMAVDKLFAAGVNQVIYHGVPYRYTPEALGPEGWYPFSSPLLGTINFSSNLGEWNIFWKDQKDINQYVSRIQYALRSGKPRADVLLYFPFMDVEGMPDNPEEILTKGYIQDVEGPLPKSKDDTNPVKATWAKEVYPLINQLEASGISWAWVNDASIQEAQLEKNGKINIRGNLFQALILANDSIIQLKTAEKIKELSRKGMRLLATGTLPVKQPSYLNWRENDTKTAQYIAEALKGKSARYIQHESELNDWIEGFSQPIKFQHPYSFTRKAERELSDGSRIQFIWNKSDAWQTLTLSLDKKFNGSYWLEPTSGAIIKNKGTVISYQLPPYGSVLLYASTKGEMPANVVSKPSLQADQTKQVLELTGWTLKTDSLTIASTPLFDWRTNANLKFSSSEGIYTTTFQWEQPTSSTAYFLDLGKVSYTAEVYLNGQSAGKQIFAPYLFDLTKFLKPGTNTLEVHVTPGQLNGFIGKAMNGDNRYKPFKDKADQLMSAGLLGPVTIRPSMSAK from the coding sequence ATGAAAGTACCCTTAATTAGTAGTTGTCTCTCGCTCATCAGCCTGCTGGTAGCGGCCCAAAATACCACTCCGCCAAAGGTGTCACTCTGGTTTCCACGCTATGATTTTCAACTTTCTGGTTTCGAGAAACCGGTGGCTTCCTTTGGGCCAATGGCACGTTGGTGGTGGCCGGGAAACTTCGTTACCAAAGATGAATTAAAACGGGAAGTCAACCTCTTTGCCGATCATGGGTTTGGGGGCGTTGAAGTGCAGCCAATGAATTTGGCCATCCCCACCAAAAGTGCTGAAGAACGGCAGAAAATAACCAGTTGGGACACGCCTAACTATTACGAAAACCTCAGAACGGTCATGGATGAGGCCCGTAGGCGTAACCTGATTGTCGACGTGACTAATGGCAGTGGGTGGCCACCAAGTGGGCCAATTTTACAATCCGAAGACGGTTTTCTATCACTGGAATTTAGTGACACGACGGTTACGGGGGGTAAGTCGTTATCATTTTCACTTCCACTGCTTAGTCCGGCCAAAAATCGAACCAAGTCACTACCGCGACTTCAGGCCGTGGTTATTGCCAAACTACTTCCCAAAACGACTGATGGCGATGGAACCATTCTGTTGGACCCATCTTCAACTCAGGTACTCACTTCGTCGGTAGAAAACCGCACACTTTCCTATTCATTTCCGGAAGGCTCCTGGCGGGTTATTGCCTTCTGGGCCGTTCCCAGTGGTGAGCAACCCAGTCTTGTTGCTGCACCTAAATCGGGGCCAGTGGTAGATCACCTGGATACGCAAAAAGTACTTAAACTCTACAACTATCTGTTTGGGGAGCGAACCGGCCTGCAACCGTATTTCGGTAATCCCATGCGGGCGGTGTTCAGCGACAGCTACGAATTCAAAACCAATCGGCACTACTCGCTTGACTTACTCGATTGGTTCAGGAAAAAGCGTGGGTATGATATTACGCCATTCCTGCCCGCCAACATGCAGCGCGGCTACAATTACGTCGCGTTCATGCGCCCTAATGCCAAGCCGGACTTCGCCTTTTCAGATCAAGACTGGCGGCTACGTTACGATTACGATTTGACGGTTAGTGAGTTAGTAGGCGAGCACTTTTTTAAGACAAGCAGAGACTGGGCAGAAAGTCGGAACCTGTTATTTCGAACGCAGGGATATGGACTCAACATGGACATGATGGCTATGGCTGGTTTAGCCTCCATCCCGGAAACGGAAAGTATGCTGGGACCAGAAGCCAACCTGAAGATTATGACATCGGGTGCCCTACTGTACAATCGGCCTATTGTATCGGCGGAATCGGTTGTCTTTAGTGGTCGGGCGTATACAATTACTCCCCAAAAGATTAAGATGGCGGTTGATAAACTGTTTGCTGCTGGGGTCAATCAGGTCATCTATCATGGCGTGCCGTATCGGTACACGCCCGAAGCTCTCGGTCCCGAAGGTTGGTATCCGTTTTCCTCCCCATTACTGGGTACAATTAATTTCTCCTCGAATCTGGGCGAGTGGAATATTTTCTGGAAAGACCAAAAAGATATCAATCAATACGTCAGCCGGATTCAGTATGCATTACGTTCAGGAAAACCACGGGCCGATGTACTGTTGTATTTTCCGTTTATGGATGTGGAAGGTATGCCGGATAACCCAGAGGAGATTCTGACCAAAGGCTATATTCAGGACGTGGAAGGTCCCTTGCCCAAGTCCAAAGACGACACTAATCCGGTAAAAGCCACATGGGCAAAAGAAGTGTATCCACTTATCAATCAACTGGAAGCCAGTGGTATTAGCTGGGCATGGGTCAATGATGCCTCTATTCAGGAAGCCCAGTTGGAAAAGAATGGAAAAATCAATATCCGGGGTAATCTCTTTCAGGCATTAATCCTGGCTAACGACTCCATTATTCAACTGAAAACGGCGGAGAAGATAAAGGAGCTTAGCCGAAAAGGCATGCGCTTACTGGCAACGGGGACTTTACCCGTCAAGCAGCCTTCGTACCTGAACTGGCGGGAGAACGATACCAAAACCGCACAATACATTGCCGAAGCCTTAAAGGGAAAAAGCGCTCGGTATATCCAGCACGAGAGCGAGTTGAACGACTGGATCGAGGGATTTTCTCAACCCATCAAATTTCAACATCCGTACTCGTTTACCCGAAAAGCCGAACGGGAGCTTTCTGACGGTAGCCGAATTCAATTCATCTGGAACAAAAGCGATGCGTGGCAAACCCTGACTTTATCGCTGGATAAAAAATTCAATGGTAGTTACTGGCTGGAACCCACGTCTGGTGCGATCATCAAAAACAAGGGGACCGTCATCTCGTATCAACTTCCACCCTATGGGTCAGTGCTGTTATACGCGTCAACGAAAGGGGAAATGCCTGCTAACGTAGTTTCAAAGCCATCTCTGCAAGCTGACCAGACCAAACAAGTGTTGGAACTGACCGGATGGACTCTGAAGACCGATAGCCTGACAATAGCGTCCACTCCGCTTTTTGACTGGCGAACGAATGCTAATCTGAAATTCTCATCCTCGGAAGGCATTTACACGACTACCTTCCAGTGGGAGCAGCCGACTTCGTCCACTGCTTATTTTCTGGATCTGGGCAAGGTTAGTTATACGGCTGAGGTGTACCTGAATGGACAATCGGCGGGTAAACAGATTTTTGCTCCCTACTTATTTGACCTGACAAAATTCCTTAAACCCGGCACCAATACACTGGAAGTACATGTGACGCCGGGTCAGTTGAATGGGTTTATTGGCAAAGCCATGAATGGCGATAATCGGTATAAACCTTTCAAAGACAAGGCAGACCAGCTTATGTCGGCTGGTCTGCTAGGGCCTGTTACGATTAGGCCATCAATGTCTGCAAAGTGA